The Deltaproteobacteria bacterium DNA segment GTGGAGTGGAGGTTCACGTACGTGACCCCTCCGCGGATGGCGTTGACCAATTCTGCGAATTGCCCTGGCTCGATTCCTTGAGCCGTGGGACCGACGACGTTCATGGCGCGGATGGTGCCTTCGACAGTGGCCGACTTCCCAGGCGCCGGCTGCGGGCAGACCGGAGTCCCAGCGGGCCCATTGCCCAGATTGGTGCAGAGGAACGCGGCGATTCCGCCGTTGACCGATGGCTGCCCGAAATGGATGTGCGATTGCAGCACGGAGCCGCCCTCGATGTCTCTGTAGGCGAGCTTGTAAACGATCTTGGGTCCGTCGACGTGCCTGCCCTGCGAGCAGTGACAATGCGGCGATCAGAACCAATCCACCCAGGCGCGACCAAGGCGACCAAACGGACCTTATCTGTCCTTCACCACTCGCCTCGCTCGCACTGCTCCCGCGTATCCGATACGTGTTCTAGGCGCGACCGCCTTTCAAACGCGCCCTCGTCCGAGCGCCCGCTCTCCGCAAGCGCCGCGACGGTTGCAAGGGCCCGCACGCCGTGTCCAGATTGCCTTCGACCCGCGTCGGAGGCGCCCATGCGCCGAATCCAGCTCGCGCTCGCAGCGTTGATGCCAGCCCTCTTCGTCGGAGCCTTGCGGTGCGGCTCGAGCCATTCCGGCTCGCCGTCTGTCGGTCCCGCAGTAGATGGTGGCGGCGCCGGCGGGGGCGGTGGGGGCGGAGGCGCCCCGGATGCCGGAGGTGGCGGTGGGGGTGGAGGCGACCAGCCGGATGCCGGAGGTGGCGGCGGAGGTGGGGGCGGCGAGCCGGATGCCGGAGGTGGCGGCGGGGGTGGGGGCGGCGAGCCGGATGCGGGAGGTGGCGGCGGCGGCGGCTCACCAGACGAATGCGCGGGGCTCTCACCGGCCGCCGTAGGGGCGCCATCGGCATCGGTGGGGCTCAGTGCTGGTCGATTCGAGATATGTCGGACGGGATCGAGCGATGGGTTCGGCGTCGTCGCGCTGATCGTCGACAGCCGGTTTGATGTGATTCCACGCCGCAGTAGCGTGTTTCTGTTCGACTCGTCCGGTAACAGCCGGGGCACGTACTCCGGACCGGACCAGCGGAGCCCAGGCGATCCGGCGTTCACGTTTCTTACCGAGCAGCTCGCCGGCTTCGAGCTGAGAAACTGGGACCCCGATACGGGTAGTGAGGTGGTAGCGATCGACGGCACAGGATCAGTCGTGGGCAGCACGAGAACGATCAATGCGGTATTTGTGCTCGTGGCGATCGATCCATTGGGCGGAGTCGTCGTCTCCTCGGTGCCGCGCGATTCGTCGCCTACGCGAGCCATCGCCGCGTACGACGATCGCGCCCGGCTCCGCTGGCGAACCGAACTCCCCTCGTCCGACGCGATCGTCGCGGTCGGCGTCGATCGGCAGGGGAACACGCTTGCGCTGGTGGACGGCTCCAGCCGCTACGGGAGCGGCAAGCTCGCGGGCGTCTGGCTGGACCATTCCGGGCGCGCGGGGAGCGTATTCGAGGCTGCCGACATTGGAGATTCGCCGCGAGGAGCTCTCCTGCTCACGCCCCGCGTCGAGAGCGGTCTGTTCTTGCGCCGGAGCGACGGCGCATGGATACGGCAGTTCGACGCGTTCGGTCCGGGCCAGCCGCCCCCGAGCTGGCTCGAGGCGCGCGCCTCCACGACGCTGCACATGGCGCGGGGCGGCCGGGCCTACGCGGTGATTTCGCCCCCGCCCCCGACATCGGGCGGCGCGTGCCAGGCCACGATCGAAGTCGTCGCGCCCTCGGGAAAGACCTGTGGCACCGCGGTATTCCCGGGCGAGCAGAACGCCTTTAACGGCTTTTGCACCGCCTCGTTGACGGTCGGCTACGACGGGACGGTGATCGAGAAGCTGGACGAGCGGTCCACGGGGGCCGGCGGCGGCAGGGTCTGCGGGTTCAGCTGGTGGACCGGCTTCCTCCAGTGAACCTCCGCCGCGACCTCGCGCGCTAACGCTCCTTGCCACGCATGGAGCGGAAGAGCTCTTTCAGATTTTCGCGGTCCTAGTCGGTCGCGTCGGTGAACTCACCGCCGCTCTTCAGCCACTCGCCGCCGTCGATGCGATCCGATGCGCCTCGACGTGCGTAGTGAGCGCGGAGCGCGCACCGTATCGGTAGGCGTCGATGTCCTTCGCCTGAGGGTTCGTGTACTCGGCGCAGAAGCGGTCGATGAGCGCGCTTAGCGTGATCCGCTTCGCTCTGATCGTTTCGCCGGTCGGCTTCGCCGCGATGCCGACCTTGCCGTTCGCGACATTGGTCTCCGCGGCCGCCAGTTGGATCTTCGCCTGCCCCATCGTCGTGCCGTTCGGACAAGCGACCCACTTCTGCCGCCCGTCGAGACCTTGAAGACGATGTAACGGCGAACCTTGCCGCCCTCGGTCCGCTTCCGACCGACGATGCTGCCCATCACCCTCCGCGCACGTCGAGGCGCGGCGGCATGATAGCGGCTCGTGGCTAAAGCCTGGCTAAAAAAAGTTGCGACTTCGCGGGGTGCGGACCGCCCTGGCCATCCTGCGTCAATCAGGCGCGAATTTGAGAGTGATGACGATGTTCTTCCGGCAGATTTGGTGGGGCGAGATGGGACGCGGATCGCCCCGTCACACCCCATGCCTTCCAAGATGGCATTGCCGAGGTCGCCGGTTCGATCCCGGCATGCTCCACCACTCTAGAAAACCCTTTGTCGCGCGAGTCGCTGATCGTGCCAGTGGGTCAGTTAGTGGATCAGTTTGGACACAACG contains these protein-coding regions:
- a CDS encoding CHRD domain-containing protein, giving the protein MVYKLAYRDIEGGSVLQSHIHFGQPSVNGGIAAFLCTNLGNGPAGTPVCPQPAPGKSATVEGTIRAMNVVGPTAQGIEPGQFAELVNAIRGGVTYVNLHSTRWPNGEIRGLLRDESTRGTTSSAGAVVPCLSAREQPLAPGLWAAPRPERAVAQPG